A single Pseudomonas sp. HN11 DNA region contains:
- the rfbG gene encoding CDP-glucose 4,6-dehydratase: protein MKASVAPDFWKGKKVFLTGHTGFKGSWLSLWLQSMGARVKGFALAPPTTPALFNEARVSQGMESEIGDIRDLQAVTASMTAFDPDVVIHMAAQPLVRLSYREPVETYATNVMGTIHVLEAARKCPNVKAIVNVTTDKCYENREWEWGYRENEPMGGHDPYSNSKGCVELVTSAYRQSFFNGTDTAALASARAGNVIGGGDWAEDRLIPDILRAIEKGAPVIVRNPNATRPWQHVLEPLGGYLVLAQHLWSGGQKFAQGWNFGPKDEDARPVEWILNHMVSAWGAGASWKLDADPQPHEARYLKLDVSKAHMHMQWSPTWGLEKTLTYIIDWQRAWLRGDDMKACCIDEIADYMAAMAVSN from the coding sequence ATGAAAGCTTCCGTAGCACCCGACTTTTGGAAGGGAAAAAAAGTCTTCCTCACCGGCCATACCGGCTTCAAGGGCAGTTGGTTGTCGCTCTGGCTGCAATCCATGGGCGCGCGGGTCAAAGGTTTTGCGCTTGCTCCTCCCACTACGCCGGCGCTGTTTAATGAAGCGCGCGTCAGTCAGGGGATGGAATCAGAAATCGGTGACATTCGTGACCTGCAAGCTGTTACGGCAAGCATGACTGCGTTCGACCCTGACGTCGTGATCCATATGGCGGCTCAGCCATTGGTCAGGTTGTCGTACCGTGAACCGGTGGAAACCTATGCGACCAATGTGATGGGAACCATTCATGTACTGGAAGCTGCGCGCAAGTGCCCTAACGTTAAGGCGATTGTCAATGTCACTACTGACAAGTGCTACGAGAACCGGGAGTGGGAGTGGGGCTACCGTGAAAATGAGCCCATGGGTGGGCATGATCCTTACAGCAACAGCAAAGGCTGTGTGGAGTTGGTAACTTCCGCCTACCGCCAATCCTTTTTTAACGGAACGGACACAGCAGCGCTTGCCTCAGCGCGCGCTGGCAATGTCATCGGTGGAGGCGACTGGGCAGAGGATCGCCTGATTCCTGATATCCTTCGCGCAATCGAGAAGGGAGCGCCTGTCATCGTTCGTAACCCGAACGCCACTCGTCCCTGGCAGCATGTTCTTGAACCGCTGGGCGGCTACCTGGTGCTGGCGCAACATTTGTGGTCAGGCGGCCAGAAATTCGCCCAGGGCTGGAATTTCGGTCCCAAGGATGAGGATGCCCGTCCCGTGGAGTGGATACTCAATCATATGGTTTCAGCCTGGGGAGCGGGAGCCTCCTGGAAGCTCGATGCTGATCCACAGCCACACGAAGCGCGTTATCTAAAGCTGGATGTCTCCAAAGCGCACATGCACATGCAGTGGTCACCTACATGGGGCCTGGAAAAAACGCTGACCTACATAATCGATTGGCAGCGTGCCTGGTTGCGTGGAGACGATATGAAGGCGTGCTGTATTGACGAAATCGCTGATTACATGGCCGCTATGGCTGTAAGTAACTAA
- a CDS encoding GDP-mannose 4,6-dehydratase, producing the protein MKHVLLTGANGFVGKVLLDQLLAAGYRVSCACTTPNPSSRAGVEQAVLDIRDPSACAATLERLKPTHIIHLAAISHVPTSFRDPLLTWNTNVIGSLNLLEAIKQKAPDAFVVFASSSEVYGEAFKAGVALDESSPCLPMNPYAASKLAAELAFEQYFKQGVKGVIARPFNHIGSGQSPDFVTASFARQIALIESGKQAPVMQVGNLEACRDFLDVRDVCAAYLQLLELSDGAEHPRVFNIASGQARKIRDILDEMISQSPAAISVELDPQRLRPSDIPFAVGNCDRIRNVLGWQPSISLKETLASLLADWRVRVVAE; encoded by the coding sequence GTGAAACATGTTCTGTTGACCGGAGCTAATGGCTTTGTCGGTAAAGTACTGCTGGACCAACTACTGGCGGCAGGCTATCGAGTAAGCTGTGCTTGTACTACTCCTAACCCGTCATCCCGTGCTGGTGTCGAGCAGGCTGTATTGGATATTCGGGATCCGAGCGCCTGTGCGGCAACGCTGGAACGGTTAAAGCCAACCCATATTATTCACCTGGCGGCCATCTCTCATGTGCCGACCAGTTTTCGTGATCCGCTGCTGACGTGGAATACCAATGTCATTGGCAGCCTGAATCTGCTGGAAGCCATCAAGCAGAAAGCTCCGGATGCATTCGTCGTGTTTGCCAGTTCTTCGGAAGTGTATGGCGAAGCCTTCAAGGCTGGTGTAGCGCTTGATGAAAGCAGCCCGTGCTTGCCGATGAACCCCTACGCAGCCAGCAAATTGGCGGCTGAGTTGGCGTTTGAACAGTACTTCAAACAAGGCGTGAAAGGTGTGATTGCACGGCCTTTCAACCATATTGGCAGTGGACAGTCTCCCGACTTTGTCACCGCTTCGTTTGCCCGGCAGATCGCATTGATCGAAAGTGGAAAACAAGCGCCCGTCATGCAGGTAGGAAATCTCGAAGCGTGCCGTGATTTCCTTGATGTGCGTGATGTCTGTGCCGCGTACTTGCAGTTGCTTGAGTTGAGCGACGGCGCAGAGCACCCGCGTGTGTTTAACATCGCGTCGGGGCAGGCGCGCAAGATACGTGACATTCTCGATGAAATGATCAGCCAGAGTCCTGCGGCCATTTCTGTCGAACTCGACCCACAGCGCCTGCGTCCATCGGATATTCCGTTTGCGGTAGGTAACTGTGATCGCATCCGCAATGTGCTCGGCTGGCAGCCAAGTATCTCACTGAAAGAAACCCTGGCTTCATTGTTGGCCGACTGGCGTGTGCGTGTGGTGGCCGAATAG
- a CDS encoding glycosyltransferase family 2 protein, translated as MRKLLSIVTPCYNEEANIDELCQRINSVMAKLDYDYEHIFIDNCSTDGSVAKLRTIAAEDKRVKLILNARNFGHIRSPYHALLQSRGDACVLIASDLQDPPEMIAEFVQKWEEGFKTVLAVKPESEESPLMFFARKTYYRFVSKISEVPLVKNATGAGLFDRVVLDVLKTLDDPYPYFRGLLCEIGFPIATVPFKQPRRQRGITKNNFYTLYDIAMLGITNHSKVPLRLMVMGGGILALLSLLMAFGFLVAKLIFWNSFQMGIAPMLISLFFFSSIQILFLGMLGEYIGSVHTQVRNMPLVVEAERVNFD; from the coding sequence ATGCGTAAACTTTTAAGTATTGTAACCCCTTGTTATAACGAGGAGGCCAACATTGACGAGCTGTGCCAGCGAATCAATAGTGTGATGGCTAAGTTAGACTATGATTACGAGCACATTTTTATCGACAACTGCTCGACTGATGGCAGTGTGGCGAAACTGCGCACAATTGCTGCGGAGGATAAGCGCGTCAAGCTTATTTTAAATGCCAGAAATTTTGGCCATATACGCTCTCCTTATCACGCTCTGTTGCAGAGTAGGGGCGATGCATGTGTACTCATTGCGTCGGACCTTCAGGATCCGCCCGAGATGATTGCCGAGTTTGTGCAAAAGTGGGAGGAAGGCTTCAAGACTGTGTTGGCGGTAAAGCCTGAGAGTGAAGAGTCCCCGCTGATGTTCTTCGCCCGAAAAACCTACTATCGGTTTGTCTCAAAGATCTCCGAAGTCCCTCTGGTGAAAAACGCCACGGGAGCTGGCCTGTTTGATCGTGTGGTTCTGGATGTCCTGAAAACGCTGGACGACCCTTATCCTTATTTTCGAGGGCTTCTCTGTGAGATAGGTTTTCCCATCGCAACAGTTCCGTTCAAGCAACCCAGAAGGCAGCGGGGGATAACAAAAAATAACTTCTACACGCTTTATGATATCGCCATGCTTGGGATTACCAATCACTCTAAAGTGCCACTGCGATTGATGGTAATGGGGGGAGGTATCCTTGCCCTGCTGAGTTTGTTGATGGCATTTGGTTTCCTAGTTGCGAAGCTGATTTTTTGGAACTCTTTTCAGATGGGCATCGCTCCGATGCTGATTTCATTATTTTTCTTCAGTTCGATTCAAATACTTTTCCTTGGTATGTTGGGTGAGTACATTGGATCGGTACACACCCAAGTCCGCAACATGCCTTTGGTTGTTGAGGCTGAACGCGTAAATTTTGATTGA
- a CDS encoding FAD-binding oxidoreductase, which produces MDLDALGVRQSTVEQWQQFFYLVRVMASVKISNGKSFNSAAGDSMLDSARAEGLTLEYSCRTGRCGVCKTKVLSGETEAFRDELSLSPEDNLNGYVLTCCRFALTDVELDVEDIGALGDIKIRTLPCRIDALGVLASNVLQVVLRLPPNSRFTYLPGQYLDVIGPGGVRRSYSIANAQREDEKLELHIREVEQGVMSAYWFGAAKANDLLRLEGPLGTFSLREKDARNIIFLATGTGIAPVKAMLEQIKKAPETVMGKQIFVYWGGRTESDIYWQPELAQLAAVFAPVLSRASSSWSGRTGYVQAAVLEDDIDLTQSVVYACGSENMIFSAREVLQKAGLPERNFYADAFVRSN; this is translated from the coding sequence ATGGATCTGGATGCATTGGGCGTTCGGCAGAGTACCGTCGAACAGTGGCAGCAGTTTTTTTATTTGGTTCGAGTGATGGCATCAGTAAAAATAAGTAACGGGAAAAGCTTCAATTCAGCCGCAGGTGATTCAATGCTGGATAGCGCCAGAGCTGAAGGGTTGACGCTGGAGTACAGTTGCAGGACTGGTCGATGCGGTGTCTGCAAGACAAAAGTATTAAGTGGCGAAACCGAGGCTTTTCGCGATGAGCTTTCATTAAGCCCTGAGGATAATCTCAATGGGTACGTGCTGACCTGTTGCCGTTTTGCCCTGACTGATGTCGAACTGGACGTTGAAGATATTGGCGCGCTGGGCGACATCAAGATAAGAACACTTCCATGCCGGATTGACGCACTGGGTGTACTCGCATCCAATGTTCTTCAGGTGGTCCTGAGACTTCCCCCCAATAGCCGGTTCACCTATCTTCCTGGGCAGTATCTGGATGTGATTGGTCCGGGAGGCGTTCGGCGTAGTTACTCGATTGCCAATGCTCAGCGTGAAGATGAGAAACTCGAACTGCATATCCGTGAAGTGGAGCAGGGTGTTATGTCCGCCTATTGGTTTGGGGCGGCTAAAGCAAATGATCTTTTACGTCTTGAAGGGCCTTTAGGTACATTCAGCCTGCGCGAAAAAGACGCGAGAAATATTATTTTCTTGGCGACCGGTACAGGTATTGCACCTGTTAAAGCCATGTTAGAGCAAATTAAGAAAGCACCTGAGACGGTCATGGGTAAACAGATTTTTGTTTACTGGGGTGGACGTACAGAGAGCGATATATACTGGCAGCCGGAGTTGGCGCAACTTGCGGCAGTATTTGCTCCCGTTTTGTCACGAGCGAGTTCATCGTGGTCCGGGCGTACTGGGTATGTTCAAGCTGCTGTGCTTGAAGATGATATTGATCTGACTCAGTCGGTCGTTTACGCCTGTGGTTCGGAAAACATGATCTTCTCTGCTCGAGAGGTTTTGCAAAAAGCAGGACTGCCGGAAAGGAATTTTTACGCGGACGCATTTGTGCGCTCAAACTAA
- the rfbH gene encoding lipopolysaccharide biosynthesis protein RfbH, giving the protein MTPDMLRQEISQLVERYAQTALAAKPFVAGESVIPPSGKVIGARELQLMVEASLDGWLTTGRFNAEFEKKLAEFLGVKYLLSVNSGSSANLVAFSTLTSPKLGDRAIKRGDEVIGVAAGFPTTVNPIVQFGAIPVFVDVDMATHNINAELIEAAITPKTKAIMLAHTLGNPFNLGKVKALCEKYNLWLVEDCCDALGATYDGQMVGTFGDIATLSFYPAHHITMGEGGAVFTNNAQLRLIAESFRDWGRDCYCAPGCDDTCGNRFGQKFGSLPQGYDHKYVYAHLGYNLKITDMQAACGLAQLDRAQEFIDTRKRNFKLLKDRLSSLSDFLEVAEATPNSDPSWFGFPVTLKESSGVNRVDLLKFLDQNKIGTRLLFAGNLTRQPYFHDVEYRVVGDLTNTDRTMNQTFWLGVQPSLGQEHFDYVGEKLEEFFGIGF; this is encoded by the coding sequence ATGACCCCCGATATGCTTCGTCAGGAAATCAGCCAACTGGTTGAGCGTTACGCCCAAACCGCCTTGGCAGCCAAGCCTTTTGTTGCAGGTGAAAGCGTCATTCCACCCTCCGGAAAAGTGATTGGCGCACGCGAATTGCAATTGATGGTTGAAGCATCCCTTGACGGTTGGTTGACCACTGGGCGGTTTAATGCAGAGTTCGAGAAAAAGCTCGCCGAGTTCTTGGGCGTCAAGTACCTGCTCAGTGTGAACTCTGGTTCCTCAGCCAACCTTGTAGCTTTCAGTACGCTGACTTCACCAAAGCTGGGCGATCGTGCCATCAAGCGAGGGGATGAAGTAATCGGCGTCGCTGCGGGTTTCCCGACCACCGTCAATCCTATCGTGCAGTTTGGCGCAATTCCCGTATTTGTGGACGTGGACATGGCCACCCACAACATCAATGCCGAGCTGATTGAAGCTGCTATTACACCCAAGACCAAGGCAATCATGCTTGCCCATACTCTGGGCAACCCGTTCAATCTCGGCAAGGTCAAGGCGTTGTGCGAGAAGTACAATCTGTGGCTGGTCGAAGACTGCTGCGATGCGCTTGGTGCCACATATGACGGTCAGATGGTAGGTACCTTCGGTGATATCGCCACGCTGAGTTTCTACCCTGCACACCATATTACGATGGGAGAGGGGGGAGCGGTATTCACCAACAATGCGCAACTGAGGCTCATCGCCGAGTCCTTTCGTGACTGGGGACGAGATTGCTACTGCGCGCCAGGGTGTGACGATACTTGCGGTAACCGGTTCGGGCAGAAGTTTGGCAGCTTGCCACAGGGCTATGACCATAAGTATGTGTATGCCCACCTGGGTTACAACCTCAAAATTACTGATATGCAGGCGGCGTGCGGGTTGGCTCAATTGGACCGTGCCCAAGAGTTTATCGATACTCGCAAGCGTAACTTCAAGTTGCTCAAAGACCGTCTTTCCAGCCTGAGTGATTTTCTGGAAGTGGCTGAAGCCACACCTAATAGCGACCCGTCCTGGTTCGGTTTTCCTGTAACGCTTAAGGAAAGCTCTGGCGTTAATCGCGTCGATTTGTTGAAGTTTCTTGACCAAAACAAAATCGGTACACGCTTGCTGTTTGCAGGGAATCTAACTCGCCAGCCATATTTTCACGATGTTGAGTATCGGGTCGTAGGTGATCTGACCAATACTGATCGAACCATGAATCAGACCTTTTGGCTCGGGGTCCAACCCTCCCTGGGGCAGGAACACTTCGACTACGTCGGTGAGAAGTTGGAAGAGTTTTTCGGAATCGGTTTTTAA
- the rfbF gene encoding glucose-1-phosphate cytidylyltransferase: MKAVILAGGLGTRLSEETSIRPKPMVEIGGKPILWHIMKMYSSHGINDFVICCGYKGYLIKEYFANYFLHMSDVTFKMSENAMEVHGKRAEPWNVTLIDTGDTSMTGGRLKRVADYVRDEEAFCFTYGDGVGDIDINATVAFHKRHGKAATLTATYPPGRFGALDIQEGAVLNFKEKPKGDGAMINGGFFVLSPQVLDYLSDDSTVWEQEPLKNLAAEGQLMAYEHHGFWQPMDTLHDKNMLETLWTTNKAPWKTWD, from the coding sequence ATGAAGGCAGTAATTTTAGCCGGAGGCTTAGGGACACGTCTGAGCGAAGAAACCAGCATTCGGCCGAAGCCAATGGTGGAAATTGGTGGGAAGCCGATCCTGTGGCACATCATGAAAATGTACTCTTCCCATGGCATCAACGACTTTGTCATTTGCTGTGGGTATAAGGGGTACTTGATAAAAGAGTATTTTGCGAACTACTTTCTGCATATGTCCGATGTGACGTTCAAGATGAGTGAGAACGCAATGGAGGTTCACGGCAAGCGTGCAGAGCCTTGGAACGTTACGCTGATCGATACCGGTGATACCTCCATGACAGGGGGCCGCCTCAAGCGGGTTGCCGACTATGTACGTGATGAGGAAGCATTTTGTTTTACCTATGGTGATGGCGTGGGTGACATTGACATCAACGCAACGGTTGCATTCCACAAACGTCATGGTAAAGCTGCAACGCTCACCGCTACCTACCCGCCAGGCCGGTTTGGAGCGTTGGATATCCAGGAAGGTGCCGTGCTGAATTTCAAAGAAAAGCCAAAAGGCGACGGTGCCATGATCAATGGCGGATTCTTCGTGCTTTCTCCCCAAGTGCTTGATTATTTGAGCGACGACAGCACGGTCTGGGAGCAGGAACCGCTGAAAAACCTTGCGGCTGAGGGGCAGTTAATGGCCTATGAGCACCATGGTTTCTGGCAGCCAATGGACACCCTGCACGACAAAAATATGCTCGAGACCCTGTGGACTACAAACAAAGCTCCGTGGAAGACCTGGGACTAA
- a CDS encoding GtrA family protein: MTADKLLKARFFKFLLVGMMNAAFGYGCFAVFTYLGLHYSAALLLATVLGVIFNFKSTGALVFNSNNNGLIFRFVIGYVVVYGVNLSGIALFSLFGVTPYVSGLILVPPMAVLSFLINNRFVFNHA, from the coding sequence TTGACGGCCGATAAACTTTTGAAAGCACGATTTTTCAAGTTTTTATTGGTGGGGATGATGAACGCGGCCTTCGGTTATGGCTGCTTTGCAGTATTCACATATTTGGGTCTGCATTACAGTGCTGCATTACTTTTGGCGACGGTGTTGGGCGTGATTTTTAATTTCAAGAGCACGGGTGCTCTTGTATTTAATTCGAATAATAATGGGCTGATTTTTCGGTTTGTTATTGGGTATGTTGTCGTGTACGGCGTTAACTTAAGTGGAATTGCACTGTTTTCGCTTTTTGGCGTCACGCCGTATGTCTCTGGCTTGATACTGGTGCCACCCATGGCGGTGCTATCGTTTCTAATAAATAATAGGTTTGTTTTTAATCATGCGTAA
- a CDS encoding glycosyltransferase family 4 protein: MGIESLRPPLTGIGNYTLNLLREFQRMPEVEAMDCFDGDRFSSSSDVLASFDLPSPSAGGKLSVAGNWKSSLRSTLRGLPLAYRAKALLSDTRFKRGGRTRGDFVYHEPNFILKPHDGPSVTTVHDLSFIRHPEFHPAERVAWLSRQLPRTLDRADFVIADSEVVRTELIDQFSVPASRVRAIHLGADARFFARSAEETRSVLTQHGLEHGSYLAFVGTIEPRKGLSTLLDAWQRLTPQIRRSFPLVIAGAPGWNNAELMLRIQALQATGEVKFLQFVSSRDLPFIYAGAATFIYPSLYEGFGLPVLEAMASGTPVICGAGTSMAEFAQGACSLFELDNCEALALAISSLADDPKQRARLANLGTIQASHFSWARCAQETTQVYRDAEQSSVNAH, translated from the coding sequence ATGGGTATTGAGTCGTTACGGCCTCCGTTGACGGGGATTGGGAACTATACGTTGAACCTGCTTCGTGAGTTTCAGCGTATGCCCGAGGTTGAGGCAATGGATTGCTTCGATGGCGATCGGTTCTCATCGTCATCGGACGTATTAGCTTCTTTCGATTTACCGTCACCCTCAGCCGGTGGGAAGCTCTCCGTTGCAGGCAATTGGAAATCAAGCCTGCGCAGTACGCTGCGGGGGCTGCCCCTTGCCTATCGAGCAAAAGCGCTATTGTCTGATACGCGTTTCAAGCGCGGTGGGCGCACCCGCGGGGATTTTGTGTATCACGAGCCGAATTTTATTCTCAAGCCCCATGATGGACCTAGTGTAACGACGGTGCATGATCTTTCGTTTATTCGCCACCCGGAGTTTCATCCGGCAGAGCGCGTTGCTTGGTTGAGTCGTCAATTACCTCGTACTCTGGACCGCGCAGATTTTGTTATCGCGGACTCAGAAGTCGTACGTACAGAGCTAATCGATCAGTTCAGCGTACCGGCTAGCAGGGTCAGGGCCATTCATTTGGGTGCAGATGCCCGTTTTTTTGCGCGTTCGGCAGAAGAAACCCGATCAGTCTTAACTCAGCATGGGTTGGAGCACGGAAGTTACCTGGCGTTTGTCGGTACCATTGAGCCTCGCAAGGGCCTTTCGACGCTTTTGGATGCCTGGCAGCGTTTAACACCCCAGATTCGACGGTCATTTCCCCTCGTAATCGCGGGCGCGCCAGGTTGGAATAATGCAGAATTGATGCTGCGCATCCAAGCATTGCAGGCAACGGGAGAAGTGAAGTTTTTGCAGTTCGTCAGCTCCCGGGACCTACCTTTTATTTATGCGGGTGCGGCGACGTTCATCTACCCCTCGCTGTACGAGGGATTCGGGCTGCCGGTGCTTGAGGCGATGGCCAGTGGTACCCCTGTCATTTGTGGTGCAGGGACGTCCATGGCTGAATTCGCTCAAGGCGCCTGCAGTTTGTTTGAACTGGATAACTGCGAGGCACTGGCTCTGGCAATTTCTTCACTGGCTGATGATCCAAAACAGCGCGCACGTCTGGCAAATCTTGGCACGATTCAAGCTAGTCACTTCTCATGGGCACGTTGCGCACAAGAAACCACGCAGGTCTACAGAGACGCTGAACAGAGTTCCGTGAACGCTCACTAG
- a CDS encoding thiamine pyrophosphate-binding protein has translation MKASDAVAKVLAEKNVLFGFELIGGMITHLVDSINLLGKTKLVSMHHEQGAAFAASAVSRATNHKILGVALGTSGPGATNLMTGIADCWLDSHPCIFLTGQVNTYELKGDRAIRQQGFQELDSVALVKSITKYAYQVTKVDELIPCLLKAIDIAREGRPGPVLLDIPMDIQRADIDEAVFNELMKVNEAVEQRVDSFTEFDIFRSKLQAANRPLFLIGGGAVNLSGFSEWLALINRLGIPHVASLKGAEKLSSSDCYLGMLGAYGTRAANHAVQNCDLLVVLGSRMDVRQTGAKPESFAPLAEIVQFDLEPGQLNNRVATDVAYQICLSQLFSAFTHCGFDSNPEWSSWQKHLALKSEETFVDEYSSWGVSPFQLFTTLNELTLGRALDYVADVGNNQMWAAHTLRLDHGQAMHHSGGLGTMGFAIPAAVGVCCAANKPVIVITGDGGAQLNIQELDIIARDQLPVLTIVLNNHSLGMVRGFQEMYFEGRNSSTYWNGYSSQFEAIGKAYGVSSVSVVNLEAFRLAVQAFMAEPKPMLIEVLMPDARECRPRLEFGRPIDQQSPQLEPQQ, from the coding sequence ATGAAAGCTTCAGATGCGGTAGCAAAAGTACTAGCAGAAAAAAATGTTCTGTTCGGTTTTGAGCTGATCGGTGGGATGATTACCCACTTGGTAGATAGTATTAACTTGTTGGGTAAGACAAAGTTAGTGTCTATGCACCATGAGCAAGGCGCAGCCTTTGCTGCATCTGCAGTTTCACGTGCAACCAATCATAAAATCCTTGGCGTGGCGTTGGGAACAAGTGGCCCGGGCGCTACGAACTTGATGACAGGGATTGCTGATTGCTGGTTGGACAGTCACCCTTGCATATTTTTAACCGGTCAGGTTAATACTTATGAACTCAAGGGTGATAGAGCCATTCGACAGCAGGGTTTCCAGGAACTGGATAGCGTGGCACTTGTTAAGAGTATCACCAAGTATGCCTATCAAGTGACGAAAGTGGACGAGTTAATCCCTTGTCTTCTGAAAGCTATCGATATTGCCAGGGAAGGGCGCCCGGGCCCTGTCTTGTTGGATATTCCCATGGATATTCAACGCGCTGACATAGATGAGGCAGTGTTTAATGAACTTATGAAAGTCAACGAGGCTGTCGAGCAACGTGTCGACAGTTTCACTGAATTTGATATTTTTAGGTCTAAGTTGCAGGCCGCTAACCGCCCTTTGTTTCTCATTGGTGGCGGTGCCGTCAATCTTTCTGGCTTTTCGGAATGGCTGGCGCTGATCAACAGGTTGGGAATCCCTCATGTTGCCAGTCTGAAAGGAGCAGAAAAGCTCTCCTCCAGTGATTGTTACCTCGGGATGTTAGGAGCATACGGTACGCGCGCAGCAAATCATGCAGTCCAGAATTGTGATCTGTTGGTGGTACTCGGCAGCCGTATGGATGTCCGGCAAACGGGCGCTAAACCAGAAAGTTTTGCCCCCCTTGCGGAAATAGTGCAGTTTGACCTTGAACCAGGCCAGCTAAATAACCGGGTTGCAACTGACGTTGCTTATCAGATATGCCTGAGCCAACTGTTCTCCGCGTTCACCCACTGTGGATTTGACTCTAATCCTGAATGGTCATCCTGGCAGAAGCATCTTGCTCTAAAGTCTGAGGAGACGTTTGTTGATGAGTACAGCAGTTGGGGTGTCAGCCCGTTTCAATTATTTACTACTCTCAATGAACTGACGCTCGGCCGTGCCCTTGATTATGTGGCAGACGTCGGAAATAACCAAATGTGGGCGGCACATACATTGAGGCTGGACCATGGTCAAGCCATGCACCATTCCGGAGGCCTGGGTACGATGGGCTTTGCTATTCCTGCGGCGGTAGGAGTGTGCTGTGCAGCTAATAAGCCCGTTATCGTTATTACAGGGGATGGTGGTGCCCAACTCAATATCCAGGAGCTGGACATCATTGCCCGCGACCAATTGCCAGTTTTGACAATCGTATTGAATAACCACTCGCTGGGCATGGTCAGGGGGTTTCAAGAGATGTATTTCGAGGGTAGAAACTCTTCTACATATTGGAACGGCTATAGCTCCCAATTTGAGGCGATCGGAAAAGCTTACGGTGTGAGTTCTGTAAGTGTCGTGAACCTCGAAGCATTCCGTTTGGCTGTGCAAGCGTTTATGGCTGAACCCAAGCCAATGTTAATTGAAGTCTTAATGCCTGATGCCAGAGAGTGCCGCCCCAGGTTGGAATTCGGACGTCCAATCGACCAACAGTCACCTCAGTTGGAACCTCAGCAATGA
- a CDS encoding NAD-dependent epimerase/dehydratase family protein — MKLAIFGANSHIAGDLVASFASNGGYECHLFVRNVITLAPDIRAIVESNAFTVSEYSEFNLSAHYDAIINFVGVGDPAQAKAMGATIFDVTESYDRLALAYLEGHTACKYIFLSSGAAYGSNFDTPVTADTNAVFSINNLIPQDWYSVAKFCAECRHRAHAELNIVDVRVFSYFSSRQSLDARFLLSDVLRAIATGSVLGVSPENMVRDYIVPSDFFLLIKSILSSPPINSVVDCYTLAPVDKFSLLSSISEKFCLEYNVVGEQARINATGAKQNYYSLNRKAGELGYKPSETSLSGIFKEIETYLEFQKGGGTEH, encoded by the coding sequence ATGAAGTTGGCAATTTTTGGGGCGAACAGTCATATCGCCGGAGATTTGGTGGCTTCATTTGCAAGTAACGGAGGTTACGAATGCCATTTGTTCGTTCGAAATGTCATTACATTGGCCCCTGATATTCGCGCGATCGTCGAAAGCAACGCCTTCACCGTGTCTGAGTATTCGGAGTTCAATCTGTCTGCCCATTATGACGCAATAATAAATTTCGTCGGTGTGGGGGATCCTGCACAAGCTAAAGCAATGGGCGCGACGATTTTTGACGTGACTGAGTCTTATGACCGATTAGCTCTGGCATATTTAGAAGGCCACACTGCGTGTAAGTATATATTTTTGAGCAGTGGCGCTGCGTATGGCAGCAATTTCGATACCCCCGTAACAGCAGACACGAACGCTGTATTTTCTATTAATAATCTGATTCCACAAGATTGGTATTCAGTGGCGAAATTTTGCGCGGAGTGCAGGCATCGTGCTCACGCGGAGCTGAACATTGTTGATGTCAGGGTGTTCAGTTATTTCAGCAGCAGACAATCACTGGACGCTCGCTTTTTATTGAGTGATGTTCTTAGAGCAATAGCGACAGGTAGTGTTTTAGGGGTGTCACCTGAAAACATGGTAAGGGATTACATAGTGCCTTCTGATTTTTTTCTGTTAATCAAATCAATACTGTCTTCCCCTCCAATTAACTCGGTTGTTGATTGCTATACGCTGGCGCCCGTCGACAAATTCTCATTGCTGTCGAGTATCAGCGAAAAATTTTGTCTTGAGTACAACGTGGTAGGAGAGCAGGCCAGGATTAATGCGACAGGTGCGAAGCAGAATTACTATTCGCTCAATCGCAAGGCGGGTGAGCTGGGGTATAAACCAAGCGAAACCTCGTTAAGTGGGATTTTTAAAGAGATTGAAACTTATCTGGAATTTCAGAAAGGCGGAGGGACAGAGCATTGA